gtttgtatgctgagcacagAATCCCGAGAAGCTTGACTCTGTGAGGGAGAACtggaatcaggattggaagaagggtCATTACAAACCTGCGAtgctcagatgacacaaccttgcttgttgaatgcgaagaggaattgaagcacttactgacgatgATTatagaccacggccttcagtatggattacacctcagcataaaacagaaatcctcacaactggaccaagaagcaacatcatcataaacggagaaaagattgaagttgtcagagatttcattttacctggacccacaatcagtgcccacggaaacagcagtcacgAATTTAGACCGTgcgttgcatcgggcaaatctgcagcaaaagaccacttcaaagtgttaaaaggcaaagttgtcaccatgaagactaaggtgctcctgaccgaagccctgttgttttcagttgcctcatatgcatgggaaagctgggcaatgaattaggaagacccaagaagaattgatgcttttgaattggcaaagaatattgaatataccatggactgccaaaagaacaaacaaatctgtcttggaagaagtacagccagaatgcttcttagaagcaacatGACAAAACTACGTCTCACACAcgtgggacatgttatcaggtggaatcagtccctggagaagggtgtcatgcttggtaatataaaggttcagcaaaaaagaggaaaaccctcaacaagatggatagacacattggctgcaacattgggcgtAAATATAACAATTGctaggatagcacaggaccaggcagtgtttcgctctgttgtacattggttggtataagttggaaccgactcaaaggcagctaacaataagaacaacagAGCCTTGGGATACCAGCCTGTTTGTGCAGGCATTTGGTCCTCCTTTGGCTGtgtgcaacaaaataaaaactgccATTCTTCATTGTTTCCCAGTTGTTAATACCTCATTGTGACTTCAGCCAGTTCTTTATATTTTGTTGAGCGGTACAGTGAGTTTTATGGAAGAAGGTGAAATTGTTCAGAAGAAAGTGGTGATCTGAATTAGAGCATTTCTCTACTTTCTGGTATATTTTCTAGCTGTTCTAAATCATAAGGAGAGGAATAAGACTGCAGTTGGTCACAGTCAAACTGTGGAGAGATTCAGTGTTGGAAGTCTGTGAGACAGGATGCAATCAGTGAGGAAGTGAATGTAGTTAGTGAAGGGATGAGGCTGATGACTGTACCCTAGAGAGACAGTACTTGTGTGAAATCCCTATGAATTCTCAGATCTCCAGGATTGTCCACCTCACCCTTCATTCTTGTACACATTGTAGTACATGGTACGCTGCTGATCCAGAATGTGTGGGATATTTTAGGGCTCCGTGGTCATTGAGGATGTGGCTGTGGTCTTTAGCCAAGAAGAGTGGGCTTTGCTGAATCTTGCTcagaggaaactctacagagatgtgatgctggaaacatTCAGAAACCTGGCCTCAGTAGGTAAGAAtggcataattttttttcaaattcctttagtgaacaaaaatattttactcaTCCACTTTGCTCCAGTATGTGGGCTGAGGAATGGGAATAAATtgttacaaacacacacacacacacacacacacacacggtcccTTGATCTGTGGAGCTCACACATCCATGATCATAACACTACATGTATTAAagtgagttttcatttctcttgtgatTAAAAGCCCCAAGGCTCTTTAAGTGTTGTAAATGTAAACATTGGATTCAGGGGTCACTTTGTGGCACTGAGAGATTTATAGTTTGGGACCTTTTAGAGAGTTTTCCTGTGTTTATTACAAGTTTGACATGATTGCTTTGCTGCAGATAAAATCACACCTCTCCATCTCCAGAGACTCTAAAGAGTAAGATACTGGCTTAGTGTCAACGAACTGTTCATCCCTCTTCACTGTCTCCCCTCATGATACACATTTCTCCGTGATCACCATGTCAGCCGTACACATTTGTTTTCCTGCAGAAGCAAGGAAAGATCTGAGGACAGGAGAGAGAAAACTCCTTCAGGGCCACTGTGTTGGGGAGAACCGGAAAAGCAAGAATTTTTGAAGGAGCAGCCCTGCATGGAGGGAATTACATTTGAATCAGTCAGCTATAAAAAGTCTATTTTGGGTTGAGTACATAACTTCACAGATACATGAGCTTACTTTTCTGACTTTAGCAATTCTCTCACACCTGTGGTCATGTAGATCCTTTTCCTCTTTTAGTGTTACACGTGTATTGTGTCCAGAATCTTTCTACTTAGCTCTCCTGATTATACCTATTTATTTTATCATCACTGTCAATCCTCATGGGTGTATTTCCTAGTAAACTGCTTTTTAACCATTGTAAAAGTGCTGAAACAGCAAAatgtggctgtcatggattgaattgtgtccccccaaaataactgtcaacttggctaggtcacgattcccttGTATTAAtgtctaccattttacatcctggtgtgatttccctatgtgttgtaaatcttgtcactatgatgaaataagacagattagtggcagttaaactgatgagatataaaagattaatagcgtcttaagctaatctctttgagatatgaaGAGACAAGTGAGCGGAGAGACAGGGggccctcctaccaccaagaaagagcgctgggagcagagcatgtcctttggacctgaagttcctgtgccgagatgctcccagaccaaggaaaggctGATtaaaggaccttcctgcagagctgacagacagtgaaagccttcccttggagccggtgccctgaatttgggcttctagcctcctggactgtgagagaattaacttctctttgttaaagccgtccatttgtggtatttctgttatagcagtactagatgactaacacagtgaTGTAAGTCTTTCTTTGTTCACAGCAGCCTTTTTCTCCtaatcatttgtttcttttttgtttcatatGGTAAACCTTAACTTGAATTATTGAGTTAGTCTCTCGAAACCTTAATGATGGAGAGAAGTTATCCATTGAACATATAATGGTACAATTCATGAAGAATAACAGCTGGTCCTCCATGTTAGGAGAAATCTCCAAATCGCGTGGCAATAAAGATCAGCGTAAAAACCAGAGGAGACATTTGAGGTGAGTGTCATTCATGCAAGAGAAAACAGTGCCTAATGAGAAAGTCCTAATGTGCCATGACATTAAaatacacacgcacacgcacacatatatttAAATCTAGCTGTAAAATTGTGTGTTCAGAGAATTTTCACAGTGtaacatttttataaatgtgAGTCAGATACTGAGTATTTGAAACATATTTCACTTGGACATCACCAGAAAGGctcatattagaaaaacaatgacagTAATGGTAGTATTTCTGATAGGTGATTTAGCCATGAAACTTAAGACAAGTTGGGAAAAAACCATTCACATTCACTGTGTGTTGTAATGGTGAAATGAGAGCAAATTTATTTCCAACAACATGTTGCCTATTTTTAACAGAAGTCATACAGTAGCAAATCTCTGTGAAAGTAATGAAGGCCATCAGTGTGGGAAAACCTTCAGCTGGATTCCAAAtatcactgtactaaaaagaaattCTCCAGAAGTAAATCCTTTTGAATGCTATGAGTGTGAAAAAGCCTTCATGGATCACTCATCACAGAAGCATCCTACCAGATTTCATACTAGATGCAATACCTTTcagtgtaaggaatgtggaacATCCTGCAGTTGTCCCTCTCACCTAAACACTCCTATGAGAATTCTTACTGGAAAGAAACCTCATAAATGTAAGGTATGTGGGAAGGACTGCATTTGTACCTCAATGCTTAAGAGTTCTGTGACAACACTCACTGGTGAGAAACACTATGAATATAACGAAGGTAGGAAACATTTCTGTAGTTTCTCATCCTTTTGGACACATTTGAGATGCCATAAgcatgaatgtaaagaatgttgCAAAACCTATGGTCATTCTTCATCCctcatttcaaataaaaaatttcataaCAGAGACatgccttatgaatgtaaggaatgtgggaaagcctttagtcagttCTCACACCTCACTGAACATATGGGAATTCACAGTGGAGAgcaaccttatgaatgtaaggaatatgGGAAAGCCCTCACTAAGCATATAAGTACTCAGGGTGAAGAGAGGCCTAATGAATATAAGGAATGTGTAAAAGCTTTTAGTGATTCCTCAGCCCTCACTAAACATATAAGAACTTGCAGTGGAGAGAGGCTttatgaatgtaatcaatgtgggAAAGGCTTTATTCATGCCTCATCCCTCactacacatataagaactcacagtggagagaggccttatgaatgtaaagaatgtgggaaagcctttagtcgttCCTCTTCCCTCACTGTACATATAAGAAATCAcaatggagagaaaccttatgaatgtaaggaatgtggaaaagcttTTAGTCGTTCGTCACTCCTCAattcacatataagaactcacagtggagagaggccttatgaatgtaaggaatgtgggaaggcctttagTCAGGTCTCACATCTCACtaaacatataagaactcacagtggagagaggccttatgaatgtaagcaatgtgggaaagcctttaattGTTCATCACACCTCAGTTCGCATATAAAAACTCACAAtagagagaggccttatgaatgtaagcaatgtggaaaagcctttagtcAGTCATCACACCTCACTACACATATAATAACTCACAAAGGgcagaaaccttatgaatgtaaggaatgtgggaaagcctttagtctgGCCTCATCACTCACTAGACACATAAGAACCCACAGTGGAGTGacaccttatgaatgtaagcattgtgggaaagcctttagtcagtcATCACACCTCAgtacacatataagaactcataGTGGagtgaggccttatgaatgtaaggaatgtgggaaagcctttaaacATACCTCGTCCCTCACTACCCATATAAGAACTCATAGTGGAGTAAGGccttataaatgtaaggaatgtgggaaatccTTTAGTTGTTACTCACATCTCACTTCACACACaaaaactcacagtggagagaggccttataaaTGTGAGGAATGTTGGAAAACCTTTAGTCAGACCTCATCCTTAACAAAACATGTAAGGACTCACAGTGGCGAGAAACCTtacgaatgtaaggaatgtgggaaagcctttagttgttCCTCATCCCTCACTACACATAAAAGAAcgcacagtggagagaaaccttatgaatgtaaggaatgtgggaaagcctttagtcagagTTCACACCTTActtcacatataagaactcacagtggataGACTGTTCTATGTCAAAAGTGGGATGTGTCATTTTTACTGCTGTAATTTCAAACATCAAATTTCCCACAGTCTTCAATAAAAGAATAAAGTTTCTCAGTGAGTGAGAAAGCAATACAAACTCAAAGAAAGGGTATTAGAGCTGTTTTATGCCTTTGGGAGAAATAACAGTTTTATTGTAACTGCAGTCCTGTCATCATTagcatttcttattttctcagtCCAAGctaaattttaccttttttaaagtCTTCGACTTTTAGAAATAAGGCTGCAGGGAATAGCTTTGAGAAAATGTGgttgtatattttttaatgtttttattgatGTTATTTTGCATACAATAAAATACAGTAATCTTGTATTTAGCTTGAGAGTGTTTTGTTTCCATACTTATTGCTTTTCTTTCATATTGTAAAGTTAACTATTTTACCCTGTAATTAGTTACTTTCTCTTAGGGTGAAACTTCGAGACTGTACAAATAGTCTGTTTTCCTTCATACTTTGGCCTACGAATTTtaggatccattgataattattacctatgattattattattatggtgtTTATGGTATTTTCTGTCCCAGTCATTTGTTCTATGtttattaattggaattctacaggaaatagcttttctttctctcccctttatttattatattgtctgtaatcagtcctatagggtcgctatgagtcggaatcgacccgacggcactgggtggggttTTATAATACTATAGGTTAATGCatattactttttttgttttcttgctcaGATTGCCCCAGAGTTCCCTTAAGTAGGTTCCTGTATTTTTGACATGTCCCCATTATAATTTGTACATTACTTTCTGCCAGTGTTTGAGGCTCATCTTGTCCTTTTCCGGCGTGAGCCCTGAAATCAGACTTTTCTCCAAGAAATGCTGGTTACTTTTATTAGAGAGTGATATTTAAAAACGAAGATCTGGGCATTAGATATGCTCGTTGCTACTGCGTCCTCAGTGTGGAAAGAGCTAGGAAATAATGTGTGTGAGTATATACATACAGAGACACATGTTTATACCtatttctgtatgtatatatattttaaaaaccataaGATCATTCCCATATCTCTGGTTCCTTTCCGTCAACACAGGGTTCTTAGCCTGTCCCCTTACTTTATTATGTCACTCCTTTCTCTAATAGTAATACTGCTGGTTCTCATTATCCACAAGACATTATTTCCTGAATCTTAGAATATAATTGAAGTAGCTTCATAATTGCTAAATTGGTCTTTGTTTGAGGTTCTGGAGCTTCGAAGTGTAGCTAAGGTCAATGAGTGAGAGTGGGTAAGATCAGAGGGATCACCTGGTGCCCTGATGCTAACTTCGAGGCATAATTTAGCTTATTTTATCACGCAGGAGTGGCCAATAAAAGTCCAGAAGCAAGAGGCTTAAGGGAGCTTCCCAGTTGGTGAGAAACATCCATCCATATGTTGGGTAGCATGTCCTGGTGACATGGAAGCTCTGCACTGGAATCCTCCCAGACCTCATtctatgcatctcttcatttgtgtCCTTTTTGTTACGTTAAAGCtgttattgtaaggatggccttTTTGAGAACTCTCTGGGTCGTTCAAGTAAATTATTGAACCAGAAAGAGGCTCAGAAGTAAGGGGGCTGGGGATCTCTGATCTTGAGACTGGTATTCTAAGGGGCTGGGGAAACCCACAGACTTTTAGACAGCTGATCAGAAGTTGGTGTCTGCCCGTTTAGCAGTCTGAGGGACgctgtccttttaacttgtgaggtctggCCTAGCCGCAGGTGGCTAGAGTCAGGGAGACCTCTGCGTGGGTGGCAGGTGTCAGAACTAAACGAGGACAGGAATCTGAGATTTCCACATGATACAGTTGGCCTGTGAAGTGGGATTTCTTAGTCTCCTTGGCATGGATAGTAAGTACATGGAGTCGTTAAGCTCCATCTGACCGTAAAAATGATTTCTCGACTACTGTATTACGTTTGGTGGAATTTTAGTGAGATTTGGAAAATGAGTTAAATCAGACTGATGTCTGTATGCGTGACATCTGTACGTAGTAAGgacttaataaataatttttaacaaaTGAGTGAGTTAATCAATACATTTAGAGGCAATCAGGCAGGGACTTCCTCAATTTCCTGCATCTCCTTGCAAAAGTTTCTGCTCCCACACCCATCCACACCTCCATACTATCCATCTCAGTGGAAAATTTGGCCCTTTGCATCAGCTGTGGGCCCCCTCATTTCTTTTCTCAACCATCACACCATCAATCATTTATTTTATCTCTGGTGTCTTCAATATCTTCTATCTCCTGACTACTTGCCCTTGGTATCAAATCTCTCCAAACTTATTGAACCCTCCTCTAGCTGTGTTGCAGCTCTTTCACAATCTTTGTGTTTAAGCTTCTTTGAAAAGGTGCTGCAGTCACCCATGTTCTTGGCTTCAACCACCAACCCAATCAACTGCCACATGCCCACATTTCCAGCAGAGATCTTTCCCAGACTTAAGCCCCAAATATCCTATAATCACTACAATCAGTTCCAAAGAGTTTATCTTGTTGTAATTGTATCTTTAGCCACTTCATTACTGCCAGCAGAATGTTGGTTTTTCCATGCAGCATCGAATTATATCACTGTCCTGCTTAACATCTGTATCTCCACCTCACCTGTCTAAAATgtattttcctctctgttctttAGTTTTACATTAAGACTGCTCTGTGAGGTCACCACTTCTAGGAATCCTTCTATCATCACCCCAACTGCCCTTTCTCTGTACTGTCCTGGTACTCTTTCTTTGGCCCCTAGTATAGCCCTGATTGTGCTCTGTCTCGGAGCTTCTTGGTATAGAGCTTATGATTGTTTGTGTCTGCTGCTCTCTGTGCCtgccacacaaaaaaataaataaataaataattttttttttttttgccacacagTAGGCCCTCAAACACTTGAAGCAAAGAATGGATGGGTGAACTAATTACTTATGATACATCGATTCATCTTGTGTCACCATCACAAAGAAAAGAGCCCATCACAGAGCAGGCAGTCCTTCAGTAAATGCGGGATAGGTGAAATTAAAAAGGTAATGTTGAAATGGAATTTTCAGATGATTGGTATAAGTGGAATGAAAGAAGAGTGATCCTGCAGGTAACTGTCAGAGGTCTTTCTCAGAAAcagaatgtgttttctttttttctttcttccgtGAGGTCCCCCCATTTTCATCACAATTCCAGGTAAAGAGAATCCTAGGAATACAATGGTGGAAATGTtggtgcttgttgttgttgttgttaggtgccatcgagttggctccaactcatagcaaccctatgcacaacagaacgaaacactgcccggtcctgcgacacccttacaattgttgttatgcttgagcccattgttgcagccactgtgtcaacccacctcattgagggtcttcctgttttccactgaccctctactttgccaagcatgatgtccttctccagggactgatccctcctgacaacatgtccaaagtatgtaagacgcagtctcgccatccttgcctctaaggagcattctggttgtacttcttccgggaAAGATTTATTCGtttttctggcactccatggtatactcaacattcttcaccaacaccacaattcaaaggcatcaattcttcttcggtcttccttattcattgtccagctttcacatgcatatgatgcaattgaaaataccatggcttgggtcaggtgcaccttagtcttcaaggtgacatctttgctcttcaacactttgaagaggtcctttgcagcagatttgcccaatgcaatgcgtcttttgatttcttgattgctgcttccatgggtgttgattgtggatccaagtaaaatgaaatccttgacaacttcaatcttttctctgtttatcatgatgttgctcattggtccagttgtgagaatttttgttttctttatgttgaggtgcaatccgtactgaaggctgtggtctttgatcttcataagaaagtgcttcaagtctcttcactttcagcaagcaaggttgtgtcatctgcataacgcaggttgttaatgagtcttcctccaatcctgatgccccgttctttttcgtatagtccagcttcttggattatttgctcagcatacacattgaataggtatggtgaaagaatacaaccctggcgtacacctttcctgactttaaaccaatcagtatccgtttgttctgtctgaacaactgcctcttgatctatgtaaaggttcctcacgagcatgattaagtgttctggaattcccattcttggcaacgttattcataatttgttatgatccacacagtcgaatgcctttgcatagtcaataaaacacaggtaaacatggttctggtattctctgctttcagccaggatccatctgacatcagcaatggatatccctggttccacgtcctcttctgaaactagcctgaatttctggcagttccctgttgatataccactgcagccgtttttgaatgatcttcagcagaattttgcttgcatgtgatattaatgatattgttctataattttccacatttggttggatcacccttcttgggaataggcataaatatggatctcttccggtcagttggccaggaagctgtcttccacatttcttggcatagatgagtgagcacctccagcactgcatccgtttgttgaaacacctcaattgatattccatcaattcctggaggcttgttggTGCTTATCAGGGCTCAGTCTTGTCAAATGGctgattttattttctgtaagcAAGTAATTGAAGATGGTAGGGTCTCTTGTTTTTGAATTTATATTAGCGCAGACTTATCTAGAAATCTCCCCCATCAAACCTATATCTGCCCactacaggtaaacatctttgtggtattctctgctttcagccaggatccatctgatatcaacaatgatatttctagttccacatcctcttctgaatccagcctgagtttctggcagtcccctgttgatgtactgctgcagctgcttttgaatgatctttagcaaaattttacttctgtgtgatataaGTAATATTGTTCGAGAATTTCTCCATTTGTGAAGTTCAACTACTGAGGCCGTCCTCAGGGGTCCAGGTCCATCCTGATCATGTTGGTGCCAGTTAGATGGGACTATACATATAACATGCTTATGGGCCACGAAGGGGATTGGACATTTTGCTAATAATAcagataaggtgcatggcacccttgtggggataGGGCCATGCAGATAAGGTGTACGGAACCCTGACAGGGGGACTGTTCAGTTTTGATATTCTGGTTGGCTTAAAATGAGCCCCTCCAAAGGTGGAAATGGGTGACTCACTAACACCAAGAAGAAGACAGGGGCAGAGTATGTCTTTtgaacctgaggtccctgtgttgggaatctcctagacccaggagacagagagttgcagcatggaagaaagggagagatggCCGTGAGAAGCAGCAGGAGAGAACGGTGGCAGCAGGACCAGAAggtggcatggtgggcttctGAGCCCACggagggagagagctgagtgcctgccaGTAGAAGGCTCCCTGGCAGAGTGGAATGCCTCTGGGCATTTGTCTATCAAGCCTGacttgctgacccacggagctaGAGAACTGAGTGTCTTCAGGCCGAGTTTTACTGGTAGAGTGGTGTGACTCTGGGCattatcggcagagctaaaagaacttAAAGAACTTGGTTACGCTTgcctaagcagggcagaggctgggccagccTGAGAGTCCAGAGGGCCCAAGAATCCTAACTGAAGAACTATGTCCTGAGTTTTCCTGATcaagaactgtaacctgttacttccctaataaactctgtatttgtgagtattgtctgtcagttctgtgtggccattgcaatgaatcattgaacccagcagaaaagtagacagggccgtgggagggacagttggtgtcagaactggtaaagatggtggagagaggtggTATGTCCAACCTTTgcctcgtaggaatcagccttgggtggCTGATGCTGATAATGATTGTTCTTCTCtcctgtgaagttagaggaggtcagacgcctcTGCCACAT
This DNA window, taken from Elephas maximus indicus isolate mEleMax1 chromosome 3, mEleMax1 primary haplotype, whole genome shotgun sequence, encodes the following:
- the LOC126071868 gene encoding zinc finger protein 883-like isoform X5, producing MGSVVIEDVAVVFSQEEWALLNLAQRKLYRDVMLETFRNLASVVSRNLNDGEKLSIEHIMVQFMKNNSWSSMLGEISKSRGNKDQRKNQRRHLRSHTVANLCESNEGHQCGKTFSWIPNITVLKRNSPEVNPFECYECEKAFMDHSSQKHPTRFHTRCNTFQCKECGTSCSCPSHLNTPMRILTGKKPHKCKVCGKDCICTSMLKSSVTTLTGEKHYEYNEGRKHFCSFSSFWTHLRCHKHECKECCKTYGHSSSLISNKKFHNRDMPYECKECGKAFSQFSHLTEHMGIHSGEQPYECKEYGKALTKHISTQGEERPNEYKECVKAFSDSSALTKHIRTCSGERLYECNQCGKGFIHASSLTTHIRTHSGERPYECKECGKAFSRSSSLTVHIRNHNGEKPYECKECGKAFSRSSLLNSHIRTHSGERPYECKECGKAFSQVSHLTKHIRTHSGERPYECKQCGKAFNCSSHLSSHIKTHNRERPYECKQCGKAFSQSSHLTTHIITHKGQKPYECKECGKAFSLASSLTRHIRTHSGVTPYECKHCGKAFSQSSHLSTHIRTHSGVRPYECKECGKAFKHTSSLTTHIRTHSGVRPYKCKECGKSFSCYSHLTSHTKTHSGERPYKCEECWKTFSQTSSLTKHVRTHSGEKPYECKECGKAFSCSSSLTTHKRTHSGEKPYECKECGKAFSQSSHLTSHIRTHSG
- the LOC126071868 gene encoding zinc finger protein 883-like isoform X6, producing MVQFMKNNSWSSMLGEISKSRGNKDQRKNQRRHLRSHTVANLCESNEGHQCGKTFSWIPNITVLKRNSPEVNPFECYECEKAFMDHSSQKHPTRFHTRCNTFQCKECGTSCSCPSHLNTPMRILTGKKPHKCKVCGKDCICTSMLKSSVTTLTGEKHYEYNEGRKHFCSFSSFWTHLRCHKHECKECCKTYGHSSSLISNKKFHNRDMPYECKECGKAFSQFSHLTEHMGIHSGEQPYECKEYGKALTKHISTQGEERPNEYKECVKAFSDSSALTKHIRTCSGERLYECNQCGKGFIHASSLTTHIRTHSGERPYECKECGKAFSRSSSLTVHIRNHNGEKPYECKECGKAFSRSSLLNSHIRTHSGERPYECKECGKAFSQVSHLTKHIRTHSGERPYECKQCGKAFNCSSHLSSHIKTHNRERPYECKQCGKAFSQSSHLTTHIITHKGQKPYECKECGKAFSLASSLTRHIRTHSGVTPYECKHCGKAFSQSSHLSTHIRTHSGVRPYECKECGKAFKHTSSLTTHIRTHSGVRPYKCKECGKSFSCYSHLTSHTKTHSGERPYKCEECWKTFSQTSSLTKHVRTHSGEKPYECKECGKAFSCSSSLTTHKRTHSGEKPYECKECGKAFSQSSHLTSHIRTHSG